A segment of the Candidatus Methylacidithermus pantelleriae genome:
GGTTGGCCTAACCGACGAACGATGATGGCCTTCACAGCCAGCTTTCTATAGGGCACCAAAAAGAAAAACAAATGGTTTTTCCTGGATGGATTCCAGGGTCGTAAGATTGGGAAACCGACTTTGGCACAAGGGGAAAAGGGCCGCTGCCGGGGACAGGGATAGCCGAAAAGCGACTGCGTTGGAAGCTTTTGTGAAAATCCGCACGAAGGGACCGTTCTTCTGGCTCGTTTGGGGTCTTTGGGTTCCCCTTTTCCTTTGGGGACTTTTCGAGTGGATTCGCGTCTTTTGGTTCCCCCCACCTCTTCCTTGCCCGACGTATGCCAAGCAGCTTCTGGTCTGTCTTACTCCAGCGACAAGTGCGTCCTTCGGTTGGATCCGCCTTTATGAGCGATCGAGCTTTCACACTCCCTGGAAAGCGGAAAGCCCATGGTTTTTTGCTCGAGTAGGACGCAATGGCCTGGCCTGGGGAATCGGGCTCCATCCAGCGCAGAGGGGCAAGCAGAAACGTGAAGGGGACGGCTGTTCCCCGGCAGGGCGGTTCCGGATCGGGTGGGTCCTAGGGGAAGAAGATCGACTGCCTGAAGGAGCACGGTGGCCTTGGTACCACCGAAAGACCTCCCGGGACGCCTGGGTGGATGACCCGTCCCTTCCCCAATATAACCATTTGGTAAGCTTGCCGGAAGGACTGCCGTTGCCTTCCTGGTTTCCCTCCCAGAG
Coding sequences within it:
- a CDS encoding L,D-transpeptidase family protein, with amino-acid sequence MGNRLWHKGKRAAAGDRDSRKATALEAFVKIRTKGPFFWLVWGLWVPLFLWGLFEWIRVFWFPPPLPCPTYAKQLLVCLTPATSASFGWIRLYERSSFHTPWKAESPWFFARVGRNGLAWGIGLHPAQRGKQKREGDGCSPAGRFRIGWVLGEEDRLPEGARWPWYHRKTSRDAWVDDPSLPQYNHLVSLPEGLPLPSWFPSQRMSLGIPARKWMILIEHNYPRSVPGAGSAIFLHAWTDPKLPSEGCTMVDPKVILAILTWLDPQKHPELVQLDVGSYETFSFLWGLPQPEDLVPWPEGLEPRFSRKDRLVLNSKRLQVVPPPRVQNYSPAPFP